The following coding sequences are from one Kiritimatiellales bacterium window:
- a CDS encoding uroporphyrinogen decarboxylase family protein has protein sequence MSRQRALDAINGVMSDRIPQWDFPDNILLAEKICGDDIWENTEKTTVELLKYCDIDMTHYIAGGVAEWNFPLVRYYNEAEFIQNDDTQSYLQAYNKKTEKPYRSMYDNLGMSCSASFWGIAPTLAMKKYMFDSPEDVLEFNPLEHDSATLDDRIEFFRNYYKEKQALLGDSCLFIGWYYHTLFMWPVEIFGWENFMLAAMMDSERFKEILDQFWEISKRDLSAMTAVDDLQLIGCHDDLCSANGPMFPPDWYRTFIYDRYAEVSSMIRAAGKKSVFVCDGNVSALLPDIAATGFDGITVDGQTDLNCVVKNFSGKIMVGGMKPTIVSNGTPEQIEQMIKSTVDIIKDEPGYFFQSSGLAGKTPVKNIEHYLHCIQKFGQR, from the coding sequence ATGAGCAGACAACGGGCGCTGGATGCAATTAATGGTGTGATGAGCGACCGGATTCCTCAATGGGATTTTCCGGATAATATTCTGCTGGCTGAAAAAATTTGCGGCGACGATATCTGGGAGAACACAGAGAAAACAACAGTCGAGCTGTTGAAATATTGTGACATTGATATGACGCATTATATTGCTGGCGGCGTTGCAGAATGGAATTTTCCGTTGGTTCGATATTATAATGAAGCGGAGTTTATCCAGAATGATGATACGCAGTCTTATCTGCAGGCTTATAATAAAAAAACAGAAAAACCGTATCGCTCCATGTATGATAATCTCGGAATGAGCTGTTCCGCTTCGTTCTGGGGAATTGCGCCCACGCTGGCGATGAAAAAATATATGTTCGATTCGCCGGAAGACGTGCTGGAGTTCAATCCGCTTGAACACGATTCCGCAACGCTCGATGACCGCATTGAATTTTTCAGGAATTATTATAAAGAGAAGCAGGCGTTGCTGGGCGACAGTTGTCTGTTTATCGGGTGGTATTATCATACGCTTTTTATGTGGCCGGTTGAGATTTTCGGATGGGAGAATTTTATGCTCGCCGCAATGATGGACTCTGAACGGTTTAAAGAAATTCTTGATCAGTTCTGGGAAATCTCTAAACGTGATCTTTCTGCCATGACGGCTGTCGACGACTTGCAGCTTATTGGGTGTCATGATGATTTGTGCAGTGCGAATGGCCCGATGTTTCCGCCGGACTGGTACAGAACGTTTATTTATGACCGGTACGCGGAAGTCAGTTCAATGATTCGCGCTGCCGGAAAGAAAAGCGTTTTTGTTTGCGACGGAAATGTAAGCGCGCTGCTTCCCGATATTGCCGCGACCGGATTTGATGGAATTACTGTTGATGGTCAGACAGATTTAAACTGTGTTGTGAAAAACTTTTCCGGAAAAATCATGGTCGGCGGAATGAAGCCGACAATTGTCAGCAACGGTACACCGGAACAGATTGAGCAGATGATAAAAAGTACGGTTGATATTATAAAAGATGAGCCGGGATATTTTTTCCAAAGTTCCGGTCTGGCCGGGAAAACACCGGTAAAAAATATCGAACATTATTTGCATTGTATTCAGAAGTTCGGACAGCGGTAA